The Moraxella haemolytica genome window below encodes:
- the ligA gene encoding NAD-dependent DNA ligase LigA has product MTDLFSFNDQSNNQDASDEMGVIGRMRLLIDALKKHNHAYYVLDNPTILDDEYDSLRQQLIKLETDFSALKQPDSPTDKVGDAPLPAFVQVPHDLAMLSLGNVFSLDELSAFMNRINDRLDAKNQNPEYEMELKLDGLAVSLKYVNGVFTQAITRGDGRIGEDITHNVRTICNLPQVLPACQDIALLEVRGEVLMPKAGFEKLNRQSQERGEKVFANPRNAAAGSLRQLNPAIAAARPLAFYAYSVNQGLPQNIATQSGALQYLQTLGFETAPFDTAATPIGVQDFYEHIIKTRASLPFEIDGVVVKVNSLQLQSDLGFLSREPRWATAYKFTAESAVTKLLAVEWQVGRTGQLTPVGKLEPVNVGGVTVSNVTLHNFGEIGRLGLMVGDMVSIHRAGDVIPKVSSVLAELRGADVSPVYLPKSCPVCESEVVLPEGEALARCTGGLYCPAQSKEALVHFVSRRAMDIDGLGEQWLIKFFEMGLIKTVADIYTLSNHQEHLVTLEGLGEKSVANMLNAIEKSKNTTLSRFIFALGIRGVGESTALNLAHYFCDFEALRQADVATLVGVPDVGDITAHSINDFFDSAHNNEVIDALLNSGVAWEAMTKSALNTPLEGQTWVVTGTLSAMGRDEAKAHLQALGAKVSGSVSARTGVLLAGEKAGSKLAKANELGIKIVDEEAFLALLGEHGRV; this is encoded by the coding sequence ATGACAGATTTATTCAGCTTTAATGACCAATCTAACAACCAAGACGCATCTGATGAGATGGGCGTTATTGGGCGGATGCGTCTTTTGATTGACGCCCTAAAAAAACACAATCACGCCTATTATGTACTAGATAATCCAACCATCTTGGATGATGAATATGATAGCCTAAGACAACAGCTGATTAAGCTAGAGACTGATTTTTCTGCCCTAAAACAGCCTGACAGCCCTACAGATAAAGTGGGTGATGCCCCTTTGCCTGCGTTTGTTCAGGTACCACATGACCTTGCCATGTTGTCTTTGGGCAATGTTTTTAGCCTAGATGAGTTATCCGCCTTCATGAATCGTATTAACGATCGCCTAGATGCTAAAAATCAGAATCCTGAATACGAAATGGAGTTGAAATTAGATGGTCTGGCAGTATCCTTAAAATATGTGAATGGTGTGTTTACCCAAGCCATTACTCGTGGCGATGGGCGTATTGGTGAAGACATTACGCACAATGTCCGCACTATTTGTAACTTACCACAGGTATTGCCCGCCTGCCAAGATATTGCTTTGCTTGAGGTGCGTGGTGAGGTGCTAATGCCAAAGGCAGGTTTTGAGAAATTAAACCGCCAAAGCCAAGAGCGTGGAGAAAAAGTCTTTGCCAACCCCAGAAATGCTGCCGCAGGTTCGCTTCGCCAGCTTAATCCTGCCATTGCTGCCGCTCGTCCTTTGGCGTTCTATGCTTACTCGGTAAATCAAGGATTACCCCAGAATATCGCCACTCAAAGCGGGGCTTTGCAATATCTACAGACGCTCGGCTTTGAGACTGCACCTTTTGATACGGCTGCCACGCCCATAGGTGTGCAAGATTTCTATGAACACATTATCAAGACTCGTGCTAGTTTGCCGTTTGAGATTGATGGCGTGGTAGTGAAAGTTAATTCATTGCAGCTACAAAGTGATTTGGGTTTTTTAAGCCGTGAGCCACGCTGGGCAACTGCTTATAAGTTTACGGCTGAAAGTGCCGTAACCAAACTTTTGGCGGTAGAATGGCAAGTGGGGCGTACAGGTCAGCTTACCCCTGTGGGTAAGCTAGAGCCTGTCAATGTGGGTGGTGTTACGGTAAGCAATGTTACTTTACATAACTTTGGCGAGATTGGACGGCTTGGACTGATGGTTGGTGATATGGTTAGCATTCACCGAGCAGGCGATGTCATTCCAAAGGTATCGAGTGTATTGGCTGAGCTTAGGGGTGCTGATGTTAGCCCTGTGTATCTGCCGAAGAGTTGCCCTGTTTGTGAGTCTGAGGTGGTGTTGCCAGAAGGAGAGGCTTTGGCACGCTGTACAGGTGGTTTGTATTGCCCCGCTCAATCAAAAGAGGCTTTGGTGCATTTTGTCTCACGCCGTGCGATGGATATTGATGGTCTAGGGGAGCAGTGGCTGATTAAATTCTTTGAAATGGGATTGATTAAGACGGTGGCGGATATCTACACGCTAAGCAATCACCAAGAGCATCTTGTAACGCTAGAAGGTTTGGGTGAAAAATCCGTTGCTAATATGCTAAATGCCATTGAAAAATCAAAAAATACCACACTGTCTCGCTTTATTTTTGCGTTAGGCATTCGTGGGGTGGGTGAGTCAACAGCACTGAATTTGGCACACTATTTTTGTGATTTTGAGGCACTAAGACAGGCGGATGTTGCTACGCTTGTTGGTGTGCCTGATGTGGGCGACATCACCGCCCATAGTATCAATGATTTTTTTGATAGTGCACACAACAATGAGGTCATTGATGCACTACTAAATTCAGGTGTGGCATGGGAGGCGATGACCAAGAGTGCTTTAAATACACCGCTTGAGGGTCAGACTTGGGTGGTAACAGGTACGCTGTCTGCGATGGGGCGAGATGAGGCAAAAGCTCATTTGCAGGCGTTAGGGGCAAAAGTATCAGGCTCGGTATCTGCTAGGACCGGTGTGCTACTGGCGGGTGAAAAGGCGGGCTCTAAGCTAGCTAAGGCTAACGAGCTTGGCATAAAAATCGTTGATGAAGAGGCGTTCTTGGCTCTGCTTGGTGAACATGGGCGTGTGTGA
- a CDS encoding DMT family transporter: MMGNQHTQPRSKSDVLSMAGLLIGCVLFGLGSLIVAHVDGLGGFAMAFWRLFISACIFWVLSMICRQAFPTSKKSIALALASGVALGLDLALWHESIYAVGPGISTLLNSLQIFFLAFIAFLWFGEKQNKIQLMSLAMASIGVIFIASPEFATNDAALWGFVAGIASGGFLALSMAYIRRVHEVAKVAILPMMTIIGTGGAMALLPMMFLWNDGQILPMTMSEWGWVLVYGAVMQCLAWGLIGYSIPKLALSLTGLLLLSEPVAALLIDYFWLDKAINAWQWGGAFLVMLAIYLGSFGAKNH; this comes from the coding sequence ATGATGGGCAATCAGCATACGCAACCTAGAAGCAAAAGTGATGTACTGTCAATGGCTGGACTGTTGATTGGTTGTGTTTTGTTTGGACTTGGGAGTTTGATTGTTGCTCATGTTGATGGTCTAGGTGGCTTTGCGATGGCGTTCTGGCGACTGTTCATCTCAGCCTGTATTTTCTGGGTGCTTTCCATGATTTGTCGTCAAGCCTTTCCCACTAGCAAAAAATCCATTGCTTTGGCTTTGGCATCAGGAGTGGCATTGGGGCTTGACTTGGCATTGTGGCATGAGAGCATCTATGCAGTAGGACCAGGTATCTCTACCTTGTTAAATAGCTTACAAATATTCTTTTTGGCATTTATTGCTTTTTTGTGGTTTGGTGAAAAACAAAACAAAATACAGCTGATGAGCCTTGCCATGGCATCGATTGGTGTGATATTCATTGCTAGCCCTGAGTTTGCAACCAATGATGCGGCATTATGGGGCTTTGTTGCTGGTATTGCTTCAGGCGGTTTTTTGGCGTTATCAATGGCGTATATTCGCCGTGTACATGAAGTAGCCAAAGTTGCCATATTGCCTATGATGACCATCATTGGTACAGGTGGAGCAATGGCACTTTTGCCCATGATGTTTTTGTGGAATGATGGGCAAATTTTGCCAATGACCATGAGTGAGTGGGGCTGGGTTTTGGTTTATGGTGCTGTCATGCAGTGCTTGGCTTGGGGCTTGATTGGTTATTCTATTCCAAAGTTAGCATTATCTTTGACAGGGCTTTTGTTGTTGTCTGAGCCTGTAGCAGCACTACTCATTGATTATTTTTGGTTGGATAAAGCGATCAACGCATGGCAATGGGGTGGGGCATTTTTGGTGATGCTTGCCATTTATTTAGGTTCATTTGGGGCAAAAAACCATTAA
- a CDS encoding Lrp/AsnC family transcriptional regulator has translation MNHTLDDTDKVILNLLQDDATTPLKIIAEHARISIATAQRRINTLIEQQVIDRQVAIINPLKVGYGLTVLVMIKMATSNVSMQQRFERIMSAEPQVMMCYEISGNYDFMLVVNSQNMRDYHAFTRRLLTSENNVNHFNSQFVMNFIKSGTKITLK, from the coding sequence ATGAATCACACTCTAGACGATACCGATAAAGTCATCTTAAACCTACTACAAGATGATGCCACCACACCCCTAAAAATCATTGCTGAGCATGCACGCATCTCTATCGCTACCGCCCAACGCAGAATCAACACACTCATCGAACAACAAGTCATTGACCGTCAGGTTGCCATCATCAACCCACTGAAAGTCGGCTATGGATTGACAGTGTTAGTCATGATTAAAATGGCCACTTCTAATGTTTCCATGCAACAACGGTTTGAGCGGATCATGTCTGCTGAACCGCAGGTGATGATGTGCTATGAGATTTCTGGAAATTATGACTTCATGCTGGTAGTGAACAGTCAAAACATGCGGGACTACCACGCCTTTACACGCAGGTTATTGACCAGCGAAAACAATGTTAATCATTTTAATAGTCAATTCGTCATGAATTTTATTAAATCTGGTACAAAAATTACGCTAAAATAA
- the rarD gene encoding EamA family transporter RarD has protein sequence MSNNTSTAINQSTNTSRQKFILGVVLAVFANVLFGVLYSYGQWLSPLSGTSVFLWRMVMILGCLLIFLVFSGQIKSVIGDLKAVHGVKAWAWLLLPTPIFGSQLWLFMWAPLNQQGVQTAMGYFLFPLVMVLFGCIFFKEKLTKVQWLAVLLAVAGVALEIMRTGELSWATFWVCMTYPIYYVMRRVQKVRAITGMFVDAVLIAPFCLIYLLMYDQNVSMVLQNGWLFLKVVGLGVISILALQSHLEANRLLPVSLFGLVGYLEPALLFLLAVTVLGGTFTLDMLASYGLIWAGILCLIVQGMSTISGNKNKPA, from the coding sequence ATGAGTAATAACACATCTACCGCCATCAATCAATCCACAAACACGAGTCGTCAGAAATTCATCCTAGGGGTGGTCCTGGCAGTTTTTGCCAATGTTTTGTTTGGCGTGCTTTATTCTTATGGTCAATGGTTATCGCCGTTGTCGGGTACGAGCGTGTTTTTGTGGCGAATGGTAATGATTTTGGGGTGCCTGCTCATCTTTTTGGTGTTTAGTGGTCAAATCAAGAGCGTTATCGGCGACCTAAAAGCGGTGCATGGCGTTAAGGCGTGGGCGTGGTTGCTACTGCCGACCCCAATTTTTGGTAGTCAACTATGGCTATTTATGTGGGCACCGTTAAATCAGCAGGGCGTACAGACGGCGATGGGGTATTTTTTATTTCCTTTGGTGATGGTGCTGTTTGGTTGTATATTTTTTAAAGAAAAACTGACCAAGGTTCAGTGGCTTGCTGTATTGTTGGCGGTGGCAGGTGTGGCATTGGAGATTATGCGGACAGGTGAGCTAAGTTGGGCGACTTTTTGGGTCTGTATGACTTACCCCATCTATTATGTCATGCGTCGTGTGCAAAAGGTGCGTGCCATCACAGGCATGTTTGTGGATGCGGTGCTAATCGCCCCATTTTGCTTGATATACCTATTGATGTATGATCAGAATGTGAGTATGGTGTTGCAAAATGGTTGGTTATTTCTAAAAGTCGTAGGGTTGGGTGTGATTAGCATATTGGCACTACAATCGCATCTAGAAGCAAATCGACTCCTGCCTGTTAGTCTGTTTGGTTTGGTGGGCTATCTTGAACCTGCGTTGCTGTTCTTGTTGGCAGTAACGGTGCTTGGCGGTACATTTACACTAGATATGCTAGCTAGCTATGGGTTGATTTGGGCAGGTATTTTATGCTTGATAGTACAAGGCATGAGTACCATCAGTGGTAATAAAAACAAGCCTGCCTAA